Proteins encoded by one window of Methanobacterium sp. CWC-01:
- the hpt gene encoding hypoxanthine/guanine phosphoribosyltransferase, with protein MLENLKKSLIESPIVKKGDYNYFVHPITDGIPLTEPELLEEVAEATSRIISFPLDKIVCVEAMGIHLATALSIKTRIPFVVVRKRRYNLDGEVAVHQMTGYSEGELYINGLTKGDRVMLIDDVVSTGGTMTAVLKALQNMGLEVVDVVAVIEKGSGKEKVEAETGLEVKTLVKVDVRDGRVLII; from the coding sequence ATGCTTGAAAACCTCAAAAAATCATTAATTGAGTCCCCTATTGTTAAAAAAGGTGATTATAACTACTTCGTACATCCAATTACCGATGGAATTCCTTTAACTGAACCAGAATTACTGGAAGAAGTTGCAGAAGCTACTTCAAGGATTATAAGTTTTCCATTGGACAAGATAGTCTGTGTGGAGGCTATGGGGATCCACCTGGCCACTGCTCTGTCAATTAAAACCAGGATTCCATTTGTAGTAGTTAGAAAACGTCGTTACAATTTGGATGGAGAAGTAGCTGTCCATCAAATGACGGGTTACAGTGAAGGGGAGCTTTACATCAATGGTTTAACCAAAGGCGACCGGGTAATGTTAATAGATGATGTGGTAAGTACTGGTGGTACCATGACTGCGGTGTTGAAAGCCCTTCAGAATATGGGGCTGGAAGTAGTTGACGTGGTGGCTGTCATTGAAAAAGGAAGCGGAAAAGAGAAAGTAGAGGCTGAAACTGGATTGGAAGTTAAAACTTTAGTTAAAGTCGATGTCCGGGATGGCCGAGTTTTAATTATATGA
- the dph2 gene encoding diphthamide biosynthesis enzyme Dph2 has translation MLNYQLEEEETVAKIRGLNAKMVGLQFPDGLRVHATRLARKIEKETGATTLISGDACYGACDLSDRSMEGLVDLLIHWGHTPLPLDYRIPVLFVEAYSTVEVFESAKEALKLLDDYQTIGLVTTTQHLYLLDDLANFLEENGKNVQMGPGKGTVHGQVLGCNFSSARGLSVDAFLYIGSGNFHPLGLKLSTHKPVIIADPYMNEAREIDEFADRVLRKRFAKIALCMEAKRFGILVSSKEGQMRLEMAKSLKKLIQDQNREAYLILLDNITPDLLMAFRDLNAFVVTACPRIAIDDDQIYEKPLITPYELEIALGIKDWGDYQIDEIIYE, from the coding sequence ATGCTAAATTATCAGCTGGAAGAAGAGGAAACAGTCGCTAAAATACGTGGATTAAATGCAAAGATGGTAGGATTGCAGTTTCCCGATGGATTGCGGGTGCATGCTACTAGATTAGCCCGAAAAATAGAAAAAGAAACGGGTGCCACCACCCTGATATCTGGGGATGCCTGTTATGGGGCCTGTGATCTATCCGACCGTTCCATGGAAGGTCTGGTGGATTTGTTGATTCACTGGGGGCATACTCCCCTACCCTTGGATTACAGGATCCCAGTTTTATTTGTGGAAGCTTATTCCACAGTTGAAGTATTCGAATCGGCAAAAGAGGCTCTTAAACTCCTTGACGATTATCAAACCATTGGTTTGGTGACCACCACCCAGCATCTTTATTTATTGGATGATTTAGCTAATTTTCTAGAGGAAAATGGTAAAAATGTTCAGATGGGGCCTGGTAAAGGAACTGTGCACGGACAGGTGCTGGGATGTAACTTTTCTTCGGCTCGTGGCCTTTCGGTGGATGCCTTCCTTTATATAGGAAGTGGAAACTTCCACCCTCTGGGTCTGAAATTATCCACCCATAAGCCGGTTATTATAGCTGATCCCTACATGAATGAGGCTAGAGAAATAGATGAATTCGCAGATAGAGTTCTTCGAAAGCGGTTTGCTAAAATTGCACTATGCATGGAAGCTAAACGATTTGGAATTTTAGTTTCATCAAAAGAAGGCCAAATGCGCCTGGAAATGGCCAAATCCTTAAAAAAATTGATTCAAGATCAGAACCGGGAGGCTTACCTCATACTCCTTGATAACATCACACCCGATCTTTTAATGGCTTTCCGGGATTTGAATGCCTTTGTAGTAACTGCCTGTCCTCGAATAGCCATCGATGATGACCAGATCTACGAAAAACCCTTAATAACTCCATATGAATTAGAAATTGCATTGGGTATAAAGGATTGGGGAGACTATCAGATAGATGAGATTATATATGAGTAA